A single genomic interval of Pseudomonas sp. FeN3W harbors:
- a CDS encoding DUF262 domain-containing protein codes for MNSSDLYLKPIHELLTDKQGNPAKFWIPAYQRGYRWKPLQVTQLLDDIREFIRRRNPQPDDFYCLQPLVIKISEYGLFEVVDGQQRLTTLLLILRHFNERLAEKYRQPLFTLDYETRPHLLAFLDGPSESLAESNVDYFHLFNAIKTIESWFSKHAHEVDEIKSTLLNKTRVIWFELAAKDNAVDAFTRLNVGKIPLTDDELIRALFLKYEDASDSGSALRQLKIAHEWDQLEKALQADEFWYFLSNQQGRPQNRIGLLFELVAKSDGQSDGIDQGEHSVFHAYSRKLKVSCATSNEWLRIKQTFMMLEEWFEDRTLYHIVGFLISQGMDVAKICELSLHTTKSDFERKLRKEVFIRTIGDEDIDALSPEALLLCVSERLAELEYGRHSPSIRSLLLLFNLATLLGSPRSNLRFQFDSFKSGEWDIEHVRSIASSRPMRLHDQVHWLNLCAGYLEAQKQEDKVKQIRQLLKSIHSFIERSKKDHSDEAFEALYKKLLAFFQENDEAPTDHGICNLTLLDKRTNRSYKNAVFAVKRKALLDLDQSGIFVPLCTRNVFLKCYSPQADNVMFWSKDDREAYQAELTRSLVGFFSAAQEITQ; via the coding sequence ATGAATAGTTCCGATCTATACCTTAAACCGATACATGAACTGCTCACTGACAAGCAGGGCAACCCGGCAAAATTCTGGATTCCAGCCTACCAACGCGGCTATCGCTGGAAACCCCTGCAGGTGACCCAGTTGCTGGACGACATCCGCGAATTCATCCGCCGCCGCAACCCGCAGCCGGACGATTTCTACTGTCTCCAACCACTGGTTATCAAGATATCTGAATACGGCCTATTTGAGGTTGTCGATGGCCAGCAACGGTTGACCACACTGCTGCTGATTCTTCGTCATTTCAATGAGCGGCTGGCGGAAAAGTACCGCCAGCCGCTATTCACGCTGGACTACGAAACCCGGCCGCACTTACTGGCATTTCTTGATGGACCAAGTGAATCTCTTGCTGAAAGCAATGTCGACTACTTCCACTTGTTCAATGCAATCAAAACCATCGAGAGTTGGTTCAGCAAGCACGCTCATGAAGTAGATGAAATTAAGTCGACGCTGTTGAACAAGACCCGGGTAATCTGGTTCGAGTTGGCTGCCAAAGACAACGCTGTTGATGCCTTCACTCGACTCAACGTAGGCAAGATTCCCCTGACCGATGACGAGCTAATCCGCGCTCTGTTCCTCAAGTATGAGGATGCTAGCGATTCAGGCAGCGCTCTCAGGCAACTGAAGATCGCCCACGAATGGGATCAACTGGAGAAGGCCCTGCAAGCAGACGAATTCTGGTACTTCCTCAGCAACCAGCAGGGCCGCCCGCAGAACCGGATCGGCCTGCTATTTGAGTTGGTGGCCAAGTCCGATGGACAGAGTGACGGAATAGACCAGGGCGAGCATAGCGTATTCCATGCCTATAGCAGGAAACTTAAAGTTTCCTGCGCTACCTCGAATGAATGGTTACGCATCAAGCAGACCTTCATGATGCTCGAGGAGTGGTTTGAGGATCGCACGCTTTACCACATCGTTGGATTCCTGATTAGTCAGGGCATGGATGTCGCAAAAATCTGCGAACTTTCGCTTCATACCACCAAGAGTGATTTTGAACGTAAGCTTCGCAAAGAGGTTTTTATACGCACCATCGGTGACGAAGACATCGACGCACTGTCACCTGAGGCGCTTCTCCTGTGTGTCAGCGAACGTCTCGCCGAACTGGAATATGGCCGTCATTCACCAAGCATTCGCTCGCTGTTATTGCTGTTCAATCTGGCGACTCTTCTGGGGAGCCCTCGCTCCAACCTGCGCTTCCAGTTCGACAGTTTCAAGTCCGGGGAGTGGGACATTGAACATGTACGCTCGATTGCCTCCAGCCGCCCGATGCGCCTGCATGACCAAGTGCACTGGTTGAACCTGTGTGCGGGCTACTTGGAAGCCCAGAAACAGGAAGACAAGGTGAAGCAGATCAGGCAACTGTTGAAGAGCATTCATTCTTTTATCGAAAGATCAAAGAAAGATCATTCAGATGAGGCCTTCGAAGCGCTGTACAAAAAATTGTTGGCCTTCTTCCAAGAGAACGACGAGGCGCCGACCGACCATGGCATCTGCAACCTGACTCTGCTGGATAAAAGAACCAACCGCAGCTACAAGAACGCTGTGTTCGCCGTCAAGCGCAAGGCTCTGCTTGACCTCGACCAGTCGGGGATCTTCGTGCCGCTTTGCACTCGCAATGTGTTCCTCAAATGTTACAGCCCGCAGGCCGACAACGTGATGTTCTGGAGCAAAGATGATCGTGAGGCCTACCAAGCCGAACTCACCCGATCCCTAGTGGGCTTCTTCAGTGCAGCCCAGGAGATTACCCAATGA
- a CDS encoding helicase-related protein — translation MTQVYDQAKHSLYSEDFSSFRYLSAINTLLSNPVSYDLGRDLIVRALDARDRFSDHVILLKNMVRKAGLFPYLKKEFSDLTPEELRVLDLYRTPFSDSYVFHSMQFHIFDLLKAGQNVVLSAPTSMGKSAIVDSLLGLGDLKRLVLVVPTVALADETRRRLQVRFGEHYQIIHHSSQECHSDRVVYVLTQERVNERNDIADIDLFVIDEFYKLAFRELKNGTVDYKDERVIELNIALSKLLKVSKQFYLTGPFVNSIRGLEKLGYAHTFISTDFNTVALDVQTFGIKANEDEAKLSALAEIARACVGATIIYCKSPTVAGLVARELIRLGHGTPTESPHIDWVSEEFDADWDYTIALKHGIGLHFGALPRALQQYTVDQFNAGNLRFLLCTSTIIEGVNTVAKNVVIYDNRDGTRSIDKFTHGNIKGRAGRMGVHFVGKIFCLEEIPEDNLNQEVEIPLGIQDVETPINLLASVQPDHLSEFSQGRFDEIFTSDRVSIDLVKKHSYFRVEQFEELQSMVEMMDDSEFATLVFHWAPATNFLKTFAKIIARLVPQTFTRNGVTIKPTDVMVAKLAGYLNASSYSDYLKSQIDYARQWVTEGEKRTLSGALNNDLKIITNTFGYTLPKLLSLMEDVVKHQALKRSIRSKIDYTHVKMAFESFHLPAGVNALEEIGIPIQTLHRLADLLEFPTEADVDQLSQYLRDTQDVWSQSIGYVDLTFIRRALGIG, via the coding sequence ATGACGCAGGTGTATGACCAGGCGAAGCACAGCCTGTACAGCGAAGATTTCTCGTCGTTCAGGTATCTGTCCGCGATCAATACGTTGCTGTCCAACCCTGTGTCGTACGACCTGGGCCGAGACTTAATCGTACGTGCCCTGGATGCGCGCGATCGCTTCTCTGACCACGTTATCCTCCTGAAAAATATGGTGAGAAAAGCAGGCCTGTTCCCGTACCTGAAAAAGGAGTTCTCCGACCTAACGCCGGAAGAGCTGAGGGTTCTGGATTTGTACCGCACACCGTTCTCGGACAGTTACGTTTTTCACTCGATGCAATTCCATATATTCGATCTGCTTAAGGCTGGTCAGAATGTGGTGCTCAGCGCGCCTACAAGCATGGGAAAAAGCGCCATCGTGGACTCGCTGCTCGGCCTGGGTGACTTAAAGCGGCTCGTCTTGGTTGTTCCGACCGTGGCGCTTGCCGACGAAACTCGTCGCCGCTTGCAGGTGCGGTTCGGCGAGCATTACCAGATCATTCACCACAGCTCGCAAGAGTGCCATTCCGATAGGGTCGTCTACGTCCTGACGCAGGAGCGAGTGAACGAGCGAAACGACATTGCCGATATCGACCTCTTCGTCATCGACGAGTTTTACAAGCTGGCATTCCGAGAGTTAAAAAATGGCACAGTGGATTACAAGGATGAGCGAGTTATTGAGCTCAATATCGCGCTGAGCAAGCTGCTGAAAGTCTCCAAGCAGTTCTACCTGACTGGGCCGTTCGTCAATAGCATTCGCGGTCTAGAAAAACTTGGTTATGCACACACTTTCATTTCCACCGACTTCAACACGGTCGCACTTGATGTCCAGACCTTTGGTATCAAAGCGAACGAGGATGAAGCGAAACTCAGTGCGCTGGCAGAGATTGCGCGCGCATGTGTCGGCGCTACGATCATCTACTGCAAGTCGCCAACTGTGGCCGGGCTTGTGGCACGCGAGTTGATAAGGCTCGGACATGGCACGCCGACTGAGAGTCCTCATATCGATTGGGTGAGCGAAGAATTCGATGCCGATTGGGATTACACCATTGCCCTAAAACACGGCATTGGGTTGCATTTTGGTGCGCTGCCGAGGGCGCTTCAGCAATACACCGTGGACCAGTTCAATGCGGGAAACCTGCGCTTCTTGCTTTGCACCTCCACTATCATCGAAGGCGTCAATACCGTCGCGAAGAATGTCGTGATCTACGACAACCGTGATGGCACTCGCAGTATCGACAAATTTACCCACGGAAATATCAAGGGACGCGCCGGGCGAATGGGCGTTCACTTTGTGGGAAAAATCTTCTGTCTGGAGGAAATTCCGGAGGACAATCTCAATCAAGAGGTGGAGATACCGCTCGGTATTCAAGACGTCGAAACTCCGATTAATCTCCTAGCGAGCGTTCAGCCAGACCATCTGTCTGAGTTTTCTCAGGGTCGCTTCGATGAAATCTTCACGAGCGATCGGGTCTCTATTGACCTAGTGAAGAAGCATTCGTACTTCCGCGTTGAGCAGTTCGAAGAGCTGCAAAGCATGGTCGAGATGATGGACGACTCTGAATTCGCCACGCTGGTGTTTCACTGGGCCCCTGCGACAAATTTCCTCAAGACCTTCGCAAAGATTATCGCCAGGCTGGTGCCCCAAACGTTCACTCGCAACGGAGTCACAATTAAACCAACGGACGTTATGGTCGCCAAGCTCGCTGGCTACCTCAACGCGTCGAGCTATTCGGATTACCTGAAAAGCCAGATTGATTACGCGCGGCAATGGGTGACAGAAGGGGAGAAGCGCACGCTTTCTGGCGCCCTCAACAATGATTTGAAGATCATTACCAATACCTTCGGTTACACGCTACCCAAGCTGCTCAGCTTGATGGAGGATGTTGTCAAGCACCAAGCGTTGAAGCGAAGTATCCGCAGCAAGATTGATTACACGCACGTCAAAATGGCGTTCGAAAGCTTCCACCTACCAGCAGGCGTCAATGCCCTGGAGGAGATCGGGATTCCCATTCAGACGTTACACCGCTTGGCAGACTTGCTGGAATTTCCCACTGAGGCTGATGTGGATCAGTTAAGCCAGTATCTTCGGGATACACAGGACGTCTGGAGTCAATCGATTGGGTACGTGGATTTAACGTTTATCAGGCGCGCGCTCGGTATTGGATAA
- the pglZ gene encoding BREX-1 system phosphatase PglZ type B, with translation MTVIEALAASLRAAAQYNASSQAAPTAILWPDKDREWLPVLGQLQSALPELFSLGSYKPDHRQGPAIWLKCVIADALPEISLPVGQTPIIYLPGVSRQDLRAITACPVELQPLAELQYRGVLWSQVNAKDWTTNAFLISRAGGLGLDVAQDAKTQTAMLRALEPLLDTNVSQLQGRRLEASDFNQLLSTDSVRDVLTWLCDSKGVQASWAGARWEAFVGICHGEFLVHPEKDGDLVAAEKLCARLGPWARVWERFTENTAAFSRLPNVLMRCQPDLAADVSTYPSYNQQQENDLLAQLRSLSTCGSNELRKGLIDLDVHHGVRRSWVWAEMGSAPIAQLLEPLVLIAKAVGDSGLSGTSPEEMAEHYRSHYWVVDDAQLRALAMAREPSMQLLVRDILNSLYTPWLHETALNFQQLVRAKGYPGSDGVNEAVATYQTSSEVVFFVDGLRYDVAQRLVGRLQSLGKVRQQSNWAALPSVTATAKAAVMPIHQQVTGRLTDTDFQPSLKSEDKPLSAYYFRKLMEEGGWQVLGAEENGDPQGLAWVQTGNIDEAGHTDNLRLAGRIDALLQDVYLRIEELLQAGWRKIRIVTDHGWLLTPQPMAKVDLPKHLAEVRWARCAEIKGTVQTNLPTVNWHWNPEQTIAVAPGASAFLAGRHYDHGGLSLQECLTPIIEVLSTSAPSMKLSAAVITKVQWLGLTCRVEVQSSATDLVVDLRSSPADPTTSLVRTKNLKGGKCSLPVEDDDREGDAVVVVVLDSAGNVLAKQATLVGDEA, from the coding sequence ATGACCGTAATTGAGGCTTTGGCTGCGAGTCTACGTGCAGCAGCGCAGTACAACGCCAGTTCCCAGGCTGCACCTACAGCGATCCTTTGGCCTGACAAGGATCGAGAGTGGTTGCCTGTACTTGGTCAACTCCAAAGTGCGCTTCCAGAGCTTTTTTCGCTCGGAAGCTACAAGCCCGATCACCGGCAAGGCCCGGCCATATGGCTCAAGTGTGTAATCGCAGATGCGTTGCCTGAGATTTCCCTTCCGGTTGGCCAGACCCCGATCATCTATTTGCCGGGTGTGAGCCGGCAGGATTTGCGGGCGATTACTGCATGCCCTGTGGAACTGCAGCCCTTGGCCGAGTTGCAGTATCGGGGCGTGCTGTGGAGCCAGGTGAACGCCAAAGACTGGACGACCAATGCATTCTTAATTTCCCGCGCTGGTGGCCTAGGACTGGATGTAGCCCAGGACGCGAAGACCCAAACTGCGATGCTACGCGCGCTCGAGCCATTGCTCGATACCAACGTCTCGCAACTCCAAGGGCGTCGACTGGAGGCCAGTGACTTCAACCAGCTTCTAAGCACAGACAGCGTCCGGGATGTGCTGACCTGGCTGTGTGATAGCAAGGGTGTGCAGGCAAGTTGGGCGGGAGCGCGTTGGGAAGCTTTTGTCGGCATCTGTCATGGCGAGTTTCTGGTCCATCCTGAGAAAGATGGGGATCTGGTCGCGGCGGAGAAGCTGTGTGCCCGGTTGGGCCCTTGGGCTCGTGTCTGGGAGCGGTTCACGGAAAACACGGCTGCCTTTTCACGGTTGCCCAATGTGTTGATGCGCTGTCAGCCAGATCTGGCAGCAGATGTCTCGACCTATCCGAGCTATAACCAGCAGCAGGAAAACGATCTGTTGGCGCAGTTGCGTTCGCTTTCCACTTGCGGTAGCAACGAGCTGCGTAAAGGGCTGATTGATCTTGATGTCCACCATGGCGTTCGTCGGTCATGGGTTTGGGCGGAAATGGGTTCGGCTCCTATTGCCCAGTTGCTTGAACCGCTGGTACTGATTGCTAAAGCAGTTGGAGATAGTGGTCTTTCCGGTACCTCTCCCGAGGAAATGGCCGAGCATTATCGGAGCCATTATTGGGTCGTTGACGATGCTCAACTCCGGGCCCTGGCGATGGCCCGAGAACCGTCAATGCAATTGTTGGTGAGGGATATTCTCAACAGCCTGTATACGCCCTGGCTGCACGAGACGGCGCTAAACTTCCAGCAGCTGGTGAGAGCGAAAGGCTATCCCGGGAGCGACGGCGTGAATGAAGCTGTTGCCACCTATCAAACCTCCAGTGAAGTCGTTTTCTTTGTCGATGGGCTGCGCTATGACGTGGCGCAGCGTTTGGTCGGTCGCCTGCAAAGCTTGGGAAAGGTTCGACAGCAGTCAAACTGGGCAGCGCTGCCTTCCGTGACGGCCACGGCCAAAGCTGCCGTCATGCCGATTCATCAGCAGGTAACGGGACGCCTAACCGATACCGACTTCCAGCCTAGCTTGAAGAGTGAAGACAAGCCGCTGAGCGCTTATTACTTCCGAAAGTTAATGGAGGAGGGCGGTTGGCAGGTCCTGGGGGCTGAGGAGAATGGTGATCCTCAAGGATTGGCCTGGGTGCAGACCGGCAATATCGATGAAGCAGGCCACACAGACAATCTGCGTCTGGCAGGCCGGATTGATGCTCTGCTGCAGGACGTATACCTGCGCATTGAGGAGCTACTGCAGGCCGGCTGGCGAAAAATCCGTATCGTCACGGATCACGGTTGGCTTTTGACGCCACAGCCAATGGCTAAAGTTGATCTACCCAAGCACCTTGCAGAGGTGCGCTGGGCCCGCTGTGCTGAAATCAAAGGCACCGTTCAAACCAATCTGCCAACCGTCAATTGGCACTGGAATCCGGAGCAAACCATTGCCGTTGCACCTGGAGCCAGTGCCTTCCTTGCTGGCCGTCACTATGATCACGGCGGCTTGAGCCTGCAGGAGTGTTTGACGCCGATCATCGAAGTGCTCAGTACATCTGCGCCGTCGATGAAGCTAAGTGCTGCGGTTATCACAAAGGTGCAGTGGTTGGGTTTGACCTGTCGTGTTGAGGTGCAAAGCAGTGCTACCGATCTGGTTGTCGATCTGCGCAGCAGCCCTGCAGATCCGACAACCTCGCTTGTGCGCACTAAAAACCTCAAGGGGGGCAAGTGCAGCCTGCCGGTGGAGGACGATGACCGGGAGGGAGATGCAGTTGTGGTAGTAGTGCTGGACAGCGCTGGGAACGTGCTCGCTAAGCAGGCGACCTTGGTTGGAGATGAAGCGTGA
- a CDS encoding dsDNA nuclease domain-containing protein, which yields MESNDSGGVAAKHGFLFQDCVAAYHVTRMLRDKTIRSVRCEVTDDIDIVSDGYVDFVQVKSTEKTRWNISDIVLNSKGADKKTIPCSSILHKSMQCKSSPGLSRRYSIVTEDKVNKTLEYLTISSTARAGKSGRQELIDDLNKRTAGYQTPSGVTVADWVDAATWQVYHTVRELELLGIKNIRMASQDLHGVILSSETVAEDIWLRILDTVTRKGEHSRRIHSVDDKSYTRTDLFDWFKLRVEDDQSRSGRKIYVRRDLPHILMPFGAPMASVCAKRKGQVLHQQYSLKRYRYRHIVDNVCQWLDEVFLRPKEMADIHKLTLVEKRERLRTSVFKSLCDVGAFLGRVLLHATIRQHHESQPIPCMLHVERSGAEKILENVHIVRRDPEGDQLWIGFSELVTDIDVAVRLLEIRDRLYEDISDCFDSARSKILDVKDDDYLLRHDIDEILDGSRPFDAHLDRFTFVLFVGYDSHLLTDPETLGHEDELEGETAALFEQFAADLTEQSPFADLCVHVFLYPAPSLERLTKLVEDKVRAVV from the coding sequence ATGGAATCAAATGATTCGGGCGGTGTTGCCGCCAAGCACGGTTTCCTATTCCAAGACTGTGTAGCCGCTTACCATGTAACCCGAATGCTTCGTGATAAGACTATCCGCAGTGTTCGCTGCGAGGTCACAGACGATATCGACATCGTATCTGACGGGTACGTCGACTTCGTGCAGGTGAAAAGTACCGAGAAAACGCGCTGGAATATTTCCGACATCGTCCTGAATTCCAAGGGAGCCGATAAAAAAACAATCCCTTGCAGCTCAATATTGCACAAGTCGATGCAGTGCAAGTCCAGCCCCGGTCTGTCCCGAAGGTATTCGATCGTCACCGAAGATAAGGTGAACAAAACCTTAGAGTACCTGACGATCAGCTCAACAGCCAGGGCAGGCAAGTCAGGACGGCAGGAACTGATCGACGACCTCAATAAGCGCACGGCGGGCTACCAGACTCCGTCAGGCGTGACCGTCGCCGACTGGGTCGACGCTGCAACCTGGCAGGTCTACCACACCGTGCGCGAACTGGAACTTCTGGGGATCAAAAACATACGGATGGCCTCCCAGGATCTGCACGGCGTTATTCTCAGTTCCGAAACCGTCGCCGAAGACATATGGCTCCGTATCCTCGATACCGTGACGCGCAAGGGCGAGCATTCACGACGGATCCACAGTGTTGATGACAAGTCCTACACACGGACTGATCTCTTTGACTGGTTCAAGTTGCGCGTCGAGGATGACCAGTCTCGCTCAGGCCGAAAGATCTACGTCAGGCGGGACTTGCCGCACATCCTTATGCCATTCGGAGCGCCTATGGCTTCGGTCTGCGCTAAGCGTAAGGGGCAGGTTCTACATCAGCAGTATTCGCTTAAACGATACCGCTACAGACACATAGTGGACAACGTCTGCCAATGGTTGGATGAGGTCTTTCTTCGGCCTAAAGAAATGGCCGATATCCACAAGTTGACGCTCGTGGAAAAGCGCGAGCGGCTGCGAACGTCCGTCTTCAAATCGCTCTGCGATGTCGGGGCGTTTTTGGGCCGGGTGCTATTGCACGCCACTATCCGCCAGCACCATGAAAGCCAGCCCATACCCTGCATGCTGCACGTGGAAAGATCAGGGGCAGAGAAAATTCTTGAAAACGTGCATATCGTTCGCCGCGATCCAGAAGGTGATCAACTTTGGATTGGCTTCAGCGAGTTGGTGACTGATATTGACGTCGCTGTCCGGTTGCTGGAGATACGGGATCGGCTGTACGAGGATATCTCGGACTGCTTCGATTCTGCGCGCAGCAAGATCCTCGACGTCAAAGACGACGACTACCTGCTTCGCCACGATATCGACGAAATCCTAGATGGCAGCCGGCCCTTTGATGCCCACCTTGATCGCTTCACTTTCGTCCTATTTGTGGGCTATGACTCTCACCTGCTCACCGACCCTGAAACGCTGGGTCACGAAGATGAATTAGAGGGGGAAACGGCAGCGCTATTTGAGCAATTCGCAGCCGACCTCACGGAGCAATCTCCCTTCGCGGATCTGTGCGTCCACGTATTTCTCTACCCCGCTCCTAGCCTTGAGCGGCTAACCAAATTGGTCGAGGACAAAGTAAGGGCGGTGGTATGA
- the brxL gene encoding protease Lon-related BREX system protein BrxL, translating to MIELDTLDSKAAAAFEGYIVRKDLVRTFARQFPVPTYVVEFLLGRYCASTDPDEIEEGIEIVERQLSSRTVKAGEEELFKARAYKNGTVKLIDLVSARFSQKDNGYLASLPSVQLTNVRIADKLVDDNERLLTGGFYAEITLEYDPAIAEERGNPFGVQDLRPIQLSKRDVLDTLGEARKTFSSEEWKDFLLRSIGLEPERLDARAKDALLLRMVPFVERNYNLVELGPRGTGKSHLFQQVSPYAHLISGGKATIAKMFVNNASGQRGLVCQYDVVCFDEISGISFDSKEGINIMKGYMESGEFSRGKESIRADGSLVFVGNFDVDVEHQQRVGHLFGPLPQEMRDDTAWMDRIHCFLPGWDVPKMNRELTTDHFGLVSDFFSECLSRLRYESRVSALQNRVHLGGALSGRDTNAVNKTVSGLLKLLYPDSSQTVADEDLEWATRLALEVRRRVKEQQKRIGSAEFRNTHFSYFIGDDGIEKFVATPELRADNEIGDDPLEPGQIWTISEGGAEIDDNAGLYRIEVNEGPGSGVKILNNPVPPAFKESVRYAEQNLYARASQLIGDRDPRAHEFTVQLRAFDAAKRGSKLGVAALIAMCSSLLKKSVRGGLIVVGEINLGGSIEPVLNPVSIAELAVEKGASALLMPVTCRRQLYDLSDDMATKIDIQFYQDARDAFLKAIVE from the coding sequence GTGATCGAATTGGATACTCTTGACTCGAAAGCTGCGGCAGCCTTTGAGGGATATATCGTCCGCAAGGATCTGGTCAGAACCTTTGCCAGGCAATTCCCTGTGCCGACCTATGTTGTCGAGTTTTTGTTGGGTCGATACTGCGCCAGCACCGATCCCGATGAGATCGAAGAGGGTATCGAGATCGTAGAACGTCAGCTTTCCTCCCGGACCGTCAAGGCCGGCGAGGAGGAGCTGTTCAAGGCACGTGCATACAAGAACGGCACGGTGAAGTTGATTGATCTTGTAAGTGCGCGCTTTAGCCAGAAAGACAACGGTTATCTCGCAAGTCTGCCCAGCGTGCAGCTCACAAACGTTCGTATCGCAGATAAGTTAGTGGACGATAACGAGCGCCTGCTCACTGGTGGTTTCTATGCGGAAATCACGTTGGAGTACGATCCCGCGATAGCGGAGGAGCGCGGTAATCCTTTTGGCGTGCAGGATCTGCGGCCCATTCAGCTTTCGAAGCGCGACGTGCTCGACACCCTTGGCGAGGCGCGAAAAACATTCAGCAGTGAGGAGTGGAAGGACTTTCTGCTGAGGTCCATCGGCCTTGAACCTGAGAGGTTAGATGCCCGAGCCAAGGATGCGCTCCTGCTTCGTATGGTTCCGTTCGTTGAGCGGAACTACAACCTGGTTGAGTTGGGGCCCCGCGGTACGGGTAAGAGCCATCTGTTTCAGCAGGTCTCCCCCTATGCGCATCTGATCTCTGGCGGCAAGGCCACCATTGCCAAGATGTTCGTCAATAACGCCAGCGGCCAGAGAGGTCTGGTGTGCCAATACGACGTGGTCTGCTTTGACGAGATCAGCGGCATTTCCTTCGACTCGAAGGAAGGCATCAACATCATGAAAGGGTATATGGAGTCCGGCGAATTCAGCCGCGGCAAGGAGAGTATCCGTGCCGATGGTTCGCTGGTTTTCGTGGGAAATTTCGATGTAGACGTTGAGCACCAGCAGCGAGTGGGGCATCTGTTTGGGCCGCTGCCTCAGGAAATGCGTGATGACACCGCCTGGATGGATCGGATTCACTGCTTCCTACCTGGCTGGGATGTGCCCAAGATGAATCGAGAGCTGACCACCGATCATTTCGGGCTAGTGAGTGATTTTTTCTCGGAGTGCCTGAGCCGTCTCCGCTACGAAAGTAGGGTCAGTGCGCTGCAAAACCGAGTCCATCTGGGCGGCGCTTTGAGCGGCCGAGATACCAATGCAGTGAACAAGACGGTGTCCGGACTTCTCAAGCTGCTCTATCCCGACTCATCTCAGACGGTTGCAGATGAAGACCTGGAGTGGGCAACGCGCCTCGCTCTGGAGGTGCGTCGCCGGGTTAAAGAGCAGCAGAAGCGTATCGGCTCTGCTGAGTTTCGAAACACCCACTTCAGCTACTTCATCGGTGATGACGGCATCGAGAAGTTCGTTGCAACCCCTGAGCTGCGTGCGGATAACGAGATTGGTGACGACCCCCTCGAGCCTGGCCAGATCTGGACAATCAGCGAGGGTGGAGCAGAAATCGATGATAACGCGGGGCTTTACCGGATTGAGGTTAACGAAGGGCCAGGTTCTGGAGTGAAGATCCTCAACAATCCAGTGCCGCCAGCCTTCAAGGAGTCGGTGCGTTACGCCGAGCAAAATCTTTACGCTCGTGCCTCCCAGCTGATTGGTGATCGGGATCCTCGCGCACATGAGTTCACCGTCCAGCTGCGCGCTTTCGACGCCGCCAAGCGCGGCTCCAAGCTCGGTGTCGCCGCTCTGATTGCGATGTGTAGCAGTCTGCTGAAGAAGTCTGTTCGGGGCGGCTTGATTGTGGTGGGTGAGATCAACCTGGGTGGGTCCATCGAGCCGGTGCTTAACCCGGTGAGCATCGCCGAATTGGCGGTGGAGAAGGGGGCTAGTGCGCTGCTGATGCCGGTCACCTGCCGCCGCCAGCTCTATGACCTGTCTGATGACATGGCGACGAAGATCGACATTCAGTTTTATCAGGATGCTAGGGACGCGTTTTTAAAGGCGATTGTTGAGTAG